Proteins from a single region of Neodiprion virginianus isolate iyNeoVirg1 chromosome 4, iyNeoVirg1.1, whole genome shotgun sequence:
- the LOC124303445 gene encoding uncharacterized protein LOC124303445 gives MSEAIEDRALRLYSTADRMKNARAKETEEQAALRRMQEAQRMARHRAKKKRCLDENLAREISKIAELSKIPDAATIAQMSEMNMNKISAELKQMMERGKVPEHIVQMAQLAEFSKMTELHKISADMGKRYEMEKMAEYAKTAEYMKMQEIAKMSEMVKLSEMAKYNDMSKMNEIAKMNELMKISQMAKINEVQRMNEIAKLNEMVKMTEMAKYNNDIAKLTEIAQINEVAKEIAKMNEKTKMNEMMKLANVQNDITKMPEYSKMAEMAKLTELAKLNEITITKLNDPIPPKIHDIPRIPEPVINVPNPRNLQSVQTVQTAQASPSSTINFPSVPGQGKYAQLLVIIEELGRDIRLSYAGSRSAAERLKMGIQHARILVRECLLETEHNARQ, from the coding sequence atgTCAGAAGCAATCGAGGATCGAGCACTAAGGTTATACTCAACAGCTGATAGGATGAAGAATGCCAGGGCCAAAGAGACAGAAGAGCAGGCCGCTCTTAGAAGGATGCAAGAAGCACAGAGAATGGCCAGGCACCGtgcgaagaagaagagatgTCTTGACGAAAACTTAGCCagagaaatatcgaaaattgcAGAGCTTTCAAAAATCCCAGACGCAGCGACCATTGCTCAGATGTCAGAgatgaatatgaataaaatttcggcAGAGTTGAAGCAGATGATGGAAAGGGGTAAAGTGCCGGAGCATATAGTTCAAATGGCTCAGCTTGCTGAATTTAGCAAAATGACAGAATTACATAAGATCTCAGCCGACATGGGAAAGCGGTACGAGATGGAGAAGATGGCAGAGTACGCCAAGACAGCGGAATACATGAAAATGCAGGAAATAGCTAAAATGAGCGAAATGGTGAAGCTGTCAGAGATGGCAAAGTATAACGATATGTCGAAAATGAATGAGATTGCTAAGATGAatgaattgatgaaaatatctCAGATGGCTAAAATCAACGAGGTTCAACGGATGAATGAGATAGCAAAGCTGAACGAAATGGTCAAAATGACTGAGATGGCGAAGTACAACAATGACATCGCCAAACTAACAGAAATAGCTCAGATTAATGAAGTTGCCAAGGAAATTGCCAAAATGAATGAGAAGACAAAAATGAATGAGATGATGAAGTTAGCTAATGTTCAGAACGACATTACAAAAATGCCCGAGTACTCTAAAATGGCAGAAATGGCCAAGCTCACTGAACTTGCCAAGCTCAACGaaataacaattacaaaattgaatgaccCTATTCCACCTAAGATCCACGATATTCCTCGTATTCCGGAGCCTGTAATTAATGTACCTAACCCACGCAACCTGCAGAGTGTTCAAACTGTTCAAACCGCTCAAGCCAGCCCTTCGAGCACTATAAACTTTCCGTCGGTGCCTGGGCAAGGGAAGTATGCCCAGCTCTTGGTGATAATAGAAGAACTTGGACGAGACATCCGCCTCTCGTATGCTGGGAGCCGCAGTGCCGCAGAACGGCTTAAAATGGGTATTCAACATGCACGGATTCTTGTTCGTGAATGCCTCCTTGAAACTGAGCACAATGCTAGACaatga
- the LOC124303447 gene encoding uncharacterized protein LOC124303447 has protein sequence MNRYLKRKKVLKTMPKKKNQSLKVKSVRSTIQSSGRPTPRPYETEEEAIIRRFHDAQRMARFRAKRKKALEQREMLESSGLARMTVVSETKKRNLILQLTEPFIMVSNSKTIQSMSAKRLEQSPTIHLPLVPDESKYSQLLSVIEELGKDIRLTYAGSRTSVERLKVGIVRAKLLVRDCLLETEVNSKL, from the coding sequence ATGAACAGATACTTGAAACGCAAAAAAGTACTTAAGACAATGccaaagaagaaaaaccaaagtttgaaagtGAAAAGTGTTAGGTCAACTATACAAAGTAGCGGCAGACCAACACCACGACCTTATGAAACTGAAGAAGAAGCAATAATTCGACGTTTTCACGATGCTCAGCGAATGGCAAGATTTCGAGCTAAACGAAAAAAAGCCCTGGAACAGAGGGAGATGCTAGAATCATCGGGACTTGCAAGGATGACTGTTGTATCGGAGACGAAGAAGAGAAACTTAATATTGCAACTAACTGAACCTTTTATCATGGTTTctaattcgaaaacaattcaATCTATGTCTGCAAAAAGGCTTGAACAAAGTCCGACAATACATTTACCTTTAGTTCCTGACGAAAGCAAGTACTCCCAACTTCTGAGTGTTATCGAAGAACTTGGAAAGGACATTCGACTGACTTATGCTGGAAGCCGCACTTCTGTTGAACGACTCAAGGTGGGCATCGTACGTGCCAAATTATTAGTCAGAGATTGCCTATTAGAGACTGAAGTGAATTCTAAATTATAA